GTAACCTCGATCTGTCATTTCTTTAATGGCAACATTGCCGATGGTTGCAGCGGTTGCGACAGAAGAGCCAGAAATGGCCGAAAAGATAGTACAAGAAGCAATGGTCGCAATACCAAGACCACCAGGCCAATGTCCAACCCAAGATTGCACGGCTCTGAACAAGTCTCTGCCTATACCGCCTTGCAATAGAATGTTCGACATCAATAAAAAAAGTGGAACAGATAAAAGAATAAAACTGTCGAAAGAGGAATAAAGAGCCAGAGGCGCCATGATTGGCGAGAAGCCTCCGATTAACAGCATGCCTAAGCCTAATCCACCAAGCGCAAAGGCGACAGGTACACCGATTAGCAGCGCAAGAAGCATAATAACTAACAACAGAATAATCGTCATTATAGCGAAACCTCTTCGTGTTCTTGGTAATCACTGGCGAACATTAGAAACATTTCCATGATGGCCTGTAGTGTGAGTAAACCAAAGCCAATGGGGATGGCTGATTTGGTTGCCCAAAGTGGAAGCCCTAACATACTCGCAGACGCGGCTCCTATTTCGATGGACTCTTTTAAGAGTACAAATCCATAAAATGCAATAAAGCCAGAGAAGAAAATAATGCATAATAATGCGACAAGGTCAGACATTTTTTTTGCATTCTCACCTAACATATTGGTAAGAAAATCTATTCGAATCAGTGCTTTATGTTGCAATACCCAACTTGCCCCTAAGCAAGTTGCCCAAATTTGGCAAAGTAATGAAATGTCTTCTGACCAAATAGTCGGGGCAGTAAAGATATAACGAGCAACTACCTCATACGTGATAATCGCGGCAACGATAACAAACAGAGCCGCCGATAATTGGCCGCATAGTTTGATTAGTAGGTAGTTAATGCGAACCCAAAGAGCAGGATGTTCTGCTCGCCAAGTTGACAAGTCCTTTTCTTTTTCTGCGTGGTTGGACATAGCCAATACTCCAAAAAACAACGAAATACCGCGAGAGTAAAAAAGGCTCACGCGGTATGTTTTTAACGCTTAAAGCTTCTCTGCAGCTTGGATAACTTTCAAGCCTAAAGGGCCTGAGTTTTCTAAGAAAGACTCTTTTACTGACGTTGTGGCTTTACGCCAAGCGGCAATATCGTTGTTATCAAGATGGATAACGGTCATGTTCTTTTCAGCGTCTGCAATCGCGTCGCTTTCAATTTTTTTGATTTTATTTCGTAGCTGCAATTCTACTTTACGAGCCGCATCAGAAAGTACTTTCTGATTGGTTGGCGTTAAAGACGCCCAAACTTTTTCATTGATAACCGTTAGGAACTCAATATCAGCATGGTTTGTCAGCGTTAGATAATCCATCACTTGATAAAGTTTACGTGGACCAACCGCAGAAACACCCGTCATACCGGCATCCACAGTACCGCGCTGATACGCTAAGAATTGCTCTGAGCCTGCCATTGATGTTGGCGCGCCACCTACGGCTTTAACGAACTCACCGAGCGTTTTACCAAAAACACGGACCTTCATGCCCTCCATGTCTTCTGGTTGTTTGATGGCTTTTTTCTTAGAAAGCAATGCTACGCCACCATAAGCTTGCCACCACAGTGGACGGGTGCCAGTTTTTTGAATAGCGTCGTCCAGTAACATACGTACTGGGCTGTCTGGGCGAGTTGCCGCTTCTACTTTGTCTTGTGACGGGAACATGAATGGTACATAAAAAACATCGACAGCAGGAATGGTGCCAGCAAGTTGAGAAAGACTCATTACGCCCATTTCAATCGCGCCGGAGCTTACGGCTTGATGAACTTCGCTGTCTTTAAACAATTGGGCAGAAGGGTAGATCTTGATTTTAATATCACCATGACTTTTTTCTTCCACTTCTTGTTTGAAGTCAACTAAGTTTTGACCAAGATGATGTTTGAGTGGTAATTGCAGTGAAATGCCTAAGGTTGTCTCTGCGAATGAAGGCAAAGATGCCATCAAAGTGGAGGCTAATAAACCCGTTTTTAGAAGCGTTTTGTAATCCATGATAGTGTCCTATTTTTATTATAAGTTTTTGTTTTTTTATACAACAGCGAGTTCTTTATTTAGTGCTTTTCATTACGTGCTTTAAGGTCAATAACACTTTGTGATAATGGCCTTGTTTCAGTGCGCAATCCTGCTTTGGCAACTTGCCCTGATATGTCGTGCGTTAACAACTCAGGTAATTCACGTGCCATGTCTAATAACGTAGGTAAATCCACACCAGTATCCATATCAATGGACTCTAGCATGTGTACAAGATCTTCCGTGCAGATGTTACCAGTGGCTCCAGGAGCGAATGGACAGCCACCAATTCCCCCTAATGAAGCATCTAGTTGAGTAATGCCCGCAGACAACCCCGCAAGTGCATTGGCAAGGCCCATGCCACGTGTGTTGTGCAAATGCAGGGTGACATCTAGTGCGGGAAAAATATTCCGAACCTGATCGCACAGTTCATACACTTGACGTGGTGATGCCATACCTGTGGTATCGGCAATTGAAATACTTTGAATGCCAATATCAAGGTATTGTTTGATGACATCCATCACACGCTCAGGTGCGATAAGACCTTCAAAAGGACAACCAAAAGACGTTGCCAGCGAGGCATTGATACGCATATTACTGCCTTCTATTAGCGTGAAAATACGCTTAAATTGGGCTAATGATTGATCGCAAGTCATGCGCATGTTTGACAAGTTGTGTGATTCACTCACGGACATGACAAGGTTTACTTCATCCGCTTTTGTTGCCAAGGCGCGCTCGGCGCCTTTTTCATTTGGCACTAAGGTCACATAAGTGACGTTAGGATTACGGGTAATGCGGTTCATAACCTCTTCAGCGTCCCGTAAATTCGGGATGGCTTTAGGCGACACAAAAGAGGTTACTTCGATTTTATTCAAGCCGAGTAAAGACAAACGATCAATGATGTCGATTTTTTTATCAGTCGGAATAAAAAGCGTTTCGCTTTGAAAGCCGTCCCGAGTAGCGACTTCGTTAATTCGCACCTTAGATGGTAGGTTTTGCATAAACATAATGACCTCCTAAATCACACCATTTGCACGAAGCGTTGAGAGCTTTTCGACATCTATACCAAGCGAACTTAATACTTCTTCTGTGTGCTCGCCAAGCTTTGGCCCCAGCCACTGTGTTTTACCCGGAGTAAGGCTGAGTTTAGGAACTATGCCCGGTAGAGAAATTTTATCGTCGTCACAAAGTGGGTGCTCTACAATCATGTCACGCGCACGGAAGTGGGGATCATTGAAAATATCTTCAGCATTATTAATGCCACTAGAAGGCACCGCAGCCTCTTCTAGAATGGCAAGGGCGTCTTTTAGAGAATGGGTTGATGTCCAAGCTTGAATGGCATCATCTAATTCCCCCGAGCGTTTAGCTCGACCATCGTTTTGGGCCAGTTCTGGATCGTTTGCTAAATCAGGTCGATTCATTGCATTCATAAAACGCTTAAAGATGCTGTCGCTGTTAGCGGCAATAACAATATAACGCTCGTCTTTGCTCATATAAGAACCTGAGGGCGCAATCCCCGGCATGCTAGCGCCGGTACGTTCACGGATAAAACCGAACATGCCGTATTCTGGAATCAAACTTTCCATTACGCCGAATACAGATTCATACAAAGCCACATCAATAAATTGGCCTGCGCCTTTATTCACTTTGAGATGGTGCATGGCCATCATGGCACCGATGACGCCATATAGTGATGCGAGCGTGTCGCCAATGCTGACACCTACTCGAACCGGTGGTCGGTCTTCGTAGCCAACAAGATGACGTAATCCACCGATTGATTCTGCAATGGCAGCAAAACCGGGACGAGAAGAATAAGGACCGTCCTGACCATAGCCAGAAACACGTAACATGATGAGTTCAGGTTTGATTGCGGATAACTGTTCCCAACCCAAGTTCCATTTTTCTAATGTGCCAGGGCGGAAGTTCTCTATGACGATGTCAACGTCTTTGACTAGATCCTGAATGATGGCTTGGGCGTCAGGGGACTTAAGATCAAGGGTGATGGATTTTTTATTACGACTTTGCGAATACCACCAAAGAGAGGTGTCTTTGTACATTTTTCGCCATTTTCGTAATGGGTCGCCACTTCCGGGGGGTTCAACTTTAATCACTTCCGCACCGAACTGAGCGAAAATACTGCCTGCATAAGGGCCTGCGATAAGAGACCCTAGCTCTAAAACACGCACCCCTTTTAAAGGCAGTTCGGTTTCATGTTCGGTGTTTTTGTTAGATGACGAGTCGCGTTGGCTCATTCTCGTGTCCCTTTATCTGTTTTTTTTGTCATTGTTGGGACAATCATCTTTTAAACGAGGGTAAGTGCAAAGCGCCCATATGTTAGGCTGCCATCTCTTTAGGATATGGCTGAACGGCTGGTATCACGTGGTACGTAAATGGGTCAATAAGTGATGAGCGGCGTCGAGTAGTTGATCAGAGCGTCTTACACAAATTTTGAGTTCTCGATGTGCCCAGCTGTCTAATAACGGCAAGGCTTCGATTCGAGCAGATTTTATATAAGGTCGAGCAATATCAATAGGCATTAAACCGATACCAAGGCCAGACTCCACCATGCTGGAAAGGGCTTCATAGCTGGTGACTTGGATGCGCATATTAAGAGGTAAGTTGGCGTTTGTAGCGGCATTGATCATTTGATTGTTGATAGCGCTGCCAGTGTGTAAACCGACATAGTCATATTCTAATGTGTCTACAAAGCTGATTTCTTTGTTTTTCCCAAGAGGGTGACCGATAGGTGTGATGACAACCAACCGGTCTGTTTTATAAGGATAGATAGAGAGGTCTGGATATTCTCTAGAAGCGATGGTGACAATGCCAATATCGGCTGCATTTTCAGCGACGGCTCGTACTATTTCGCTGCTGATCTTTTCTTCCAAGTGAATTTGCACTAAAGGGTTTTGATTCAAAAAAGAGCGTAATTGTTTGGGAAGGAATTGGCTGATGGCAGAAATATTTGCCACCATTCGTACTTGCCCGCGTACACCGTGAGAAAATTCATTCATCTGGTTATAAATATCGTCTAACTGATGCAAGACACCGCGCGACATTTTTAATAAACCTTGGCCTGCTGGTGTCGCGACCACGCCACGGTTTGTGCGCATCATTAATGGCGTATGGAGTAACTTCTCTAATTCCTTAATGCGTTTCGACACCGCCGATGCCGCAATAAAATTCAATTCAGCCGCGCGTGCAATAGAGCCTTGTTCTATGACACAAACAAAAAGTCGCAGAGAAGTTGGGTCAATTCGCATTTAGAAAATCATCCATATTTTATGGTAATAGGGTGCCGATTATTTTTTGATAGGTTATCAAATACACCAAGATCCTATCTTATCTTGCTTTTTCTACAGACTAAAGTGGCACTTTAGTCTGATAATGGGCATTCTTCTGTAGCGAGTAGACAAACACATAATGGCTTTTTTAGCTGACGAACCTAGCTTTGAAGAGGCCAGTCGTGCTTTGTATCGAAACAGTAAAGTAAGTTTTGATGCAGCGATTGTGTCATGGCCTACCGACATTAAGGACTTCATAATGGATAAGTTTATGGCTATTTCAGATTTGCATAATGGCGTTCATTCCTAATGGCAGAGACATATAAAAAGAACGTTTTTCTTGATTCATCTTTACCCCATGTTTTTCTAAAAACGGCCGCGCCGATTATTTTGATCATGCTGGTCAATGGATCATTTTCATTAGTCGATGCGTATTTTCTTGGGATTTTCGTGGGAGCGGACGCACTAACGGCGGTTACCTCGATGTTTCCCGCTTTTATCCTCATCGTTGCTTTGTCGACGCTCGTGTCAAACGGGTTTGCCAGTCTGATGGCGCGACAATTAGGAGCCGGCGATAGGTCCAGTGCGGTTGACGTATTTTCCCAAGCGATTAGTTTGTCTTTAGTGGTGTGTGCCGTGTTGATTGGGCTTTTTTTGATTGGTGGGCACGCTCTAACCAGTTCGGTTAGTAATGGCTCAAGTCTTATTGGAGATATGAGTTATCGCTATATTTCTATTTTGGCTTTCTTTTCCCCTTTGGTATTTATTTTAACCATTAATGGCGATAGTTTGCGTTGTGAAGGCCAAGTTTCGTTTATGGCGTTTGTCTCACTGCTTTCTGTACTACTCAATGGGGTGTTTAATTATCTGCTGATTGTCGGCATGAATTGGGGGGTGGAAGGCTCAGCTTATGGCACAGTACTGGCTCAGGCTATCTCGTTAGTCATTATTTTTTTATATCGAAAGTATAAAAAGAACCCCCTCAATCTTCAGGTTGTGTTGTTTTCTACGTCGCGACAGCATTGGCTAACATTTTTGTCACTCGGGGCACCATCAAGCTTGAACTATCTTGGTTTGGCTCTGGCATCTGGCGCCATTTTATACAATTTGCAAATCTGGGGTGCTGGAAATTATGCAACGACAGTAGGCGCTTATGGCATTATCACGCGCTTAATGACGTTCATATTTTTACCCTTACTTGGTTTGAGCATGGCATTTCAAGCGATTGTTGGTAACAACTTTGGGGCAAATGAACTGAGTAGAGTGAATAGCAGTATTAAGATTGTTTTGTTTGTTGCTTTTATTTACTGCGGTCTTTTACAGCTTATCGCTTTTGTTTTTAGAGGTGATTTAGGTGCATTATTTGTCAGCGATCAGGCCGTTATTAATGACGTCGTGCGGATTTTGCCTTTTTCTACCTTGGCGCTTTTTTTAGTGGGTCCGCAGATGATGATCAGTATGTTTTTCCAAGCCATTGGAGATGCAAAAAGAGCGGGCATTTTAGGTATTTTGAAAACCTACGCATTCTCTTTGCCTTTGATTTTTATCCTGCCTTTTTTCTTCGGCGAATGGGGAATTTGGTATGCAGCGGCGAGTACCGAGCTACTGGCGTTGTTATTGACTATTGTGGTGTTGAGCCTACGTAGTAGAAGTCAAAACACTTCGTTCGGGTTATTTTTCAAATAAACTAATAAAATAGGCTGCTTAATACTGAGCAGCTGATGAATTGCTCTTTCAGTGGTTCTTAGTTGCTGAGCTTAAATCTTCATTTATTGTTAATACTCAAAAGCCATATACGAGGATGCTGAAAAGAATCGGCACCCTCGTTTATCTTACCAAATGGGCTATTTAACGAGTCTTTTCTTTTGCCTTCTAGCGACCCAAAGTGCTAGTAAGAAGGCTGGAACAAAGAACCACTCTTTTGCTGAACGCTGATTTTCAATATCAAAACCGGTGATTTCCCAATCAAAATCAAGCTTTTGTTGTTCTGCAACACCGCCAAACGCCAAGTTATCTATATAGACTTTGTTGTCTTCTAGTCGAATTTCTAGCCCCGCCCCATCGTATAGGCGAGTGCTTGCGTTGCCTTGCTGGGTGATTGGAAGATTAATGGTTTTCTCTATCCAGCGCCCCTCTAAACTCTCTCCTTGGACAGACATCCGAAGGCTGGTTAAGTCTGGGTGTTGGTCAATATAGTGTGCCATTTGCGACCCTTGAAAATGTTCAAAAGGCGGTGTGACTTGATCCAACCAAAAACCTGGACGAAATAGAGTAAAGGCGACGAGAATCAATAGAGCACTTTCCCACCATTTGCTTTTCGCAAAGAAATACCCCTGAGTTGCCGCAGCAAAGATAAGCATGGCAGACAGTGATACCACAAAGACGACAATGCCTTGCCACCAGGTCACATCAATTAAGAGCAAGTCTGTATTGAAGATGAACAAGAAAGGCAGCAGTGCCGTACGCATAGAATAAAAGAACGCCGTAAACCCTGTTTTTATCGGATCACCACCAGAGACGGCGGCTGCCGCAAAAGATGCCAGACCAACGGGAGGGGTGACATCGGCCATGATGCCAAAATAAAATACAAACATATGCACGGCAATTAATGGAACAATTAATCCGGACTGAGCGCCGAGCTCCACCACCACACTGGCCATTAAGGACGAAACAACAATGTAGTTTGCGGTCGTCGGTAATCCCATCCCCAGAACCAATGAAATCAATGCGACCATAAGTAGCATGATGATCAATACGCCGCCGGAAATGAGTTCGATAAATTCTGCCATGACTTGACCCACACCTGTGAGTGTCACCGTGCCGACAATAATACCCGCGGCGGCCGTTGCAACTCCTATCCCTATCATATTTCGAGCGCCAGTATTTAATCCATCAACTAAATCCATCGCACCGGCTTTTGCTTCTTTAAGAAGACCGCCTTGTTTACGGAAAAAAGCTTTTAGAGGGCGTTGGCTGAATAAAATAAAGGCCATGAGAATGCAGGCCCAAAAAGCCGATAAACCGGGGGATTTTCGTTCTACCATAAGGAACCAGACAAGTAACACAAGAGGCACCAAATAATACAAACCTGAGCGATAAATATCGGCAAAAATAGGCAGCTTGACGATCTCTCCTTGAGTGCTTTCTAGGTCTAAATCATCACTCTTTGACGAAACATAAAGTAAAGCGATGTAGCCAAATACCACAAGTAATAATAAGGCAATGTTGGCAACATCGCCTAAGAGCCATTTAATGGCGGAGACTAAATAATACAAGGCGCCTGTGAGTATGAAGAGGCTGGCAGTGATAAGGCCGGTACGCAGAAGTTGATCTTTGAAACGGCGGGCAGGTGTTGAGCGAGGCAGCCCTTTCATATCTGCTTTAAGGGCTTCTAGATGCACAATATAGAGTAGGGCGATGTAAGAAATGGTCGCGGGTAAAAAGGCGTGCTTTACCACATCGATATACGGTATGCCCACGTACTCAACCATGAGAAATGCCACAGCACCCATGACAGGCGGCATGATGACGCCGTTCACTGAAGAGGAGACTTCTACTGCACCGGCTTTTTCTGCGCTAAAGCCAACTTTTTTCATTAAGGGAATAGTAAACGTCCCTGTGGTAACGACATTTGCAATAGAGGAACCGGAGATTAGACCTGTCATCGCAGAGGATAAAACAGCGGCTTTTGCTGGGCCACCACGCATATGACCCAATAGGGCGAAAGCCACTTGAATAAAGTAGTTTCCAGCGCCTGCTTGGTTTAGCAGCGCACCAAATAAAACAAATAAGAAAACAAACCCAGAAGAGACGCCAAGAGCAATGCCAAAAACGCCTTCCGTGGTCAGCCACATATGCGTCATGGCTTTCCCAAGGGATGCGCCTTTCCATCGAATGACTTCTGGCAGCCAAGTCGAGTCACCAAAGAAAACATAAGCTAAGAAAACCAAGGCCACCACCATAAGAGGAGGGCCTAAGGCACGGCGGGCCGCTTCTAAGGTAAGTACCAATCCGATCACCGCAACGGTGATGTCCATTGTGGTTGGAAGTCCCGGTCGCGTAGCGAGTTCATCGTTGAAAAGAAATAAATACGATGCGCAAAAAGCCGCAGTGACAGCCAAAATATAATCTAAAAAGGGAATTCGGTGTAGAGGGCTTCTACTCGACGCTGGAAAAGCCATAAAGGCGAGTAAAACCGCAAAGGCCAAATGAATGGCCCTAGATTGAGTGTCATTAAGGAAGCCGATTCCGAATTGTGACGGAAGCGGTGAGCCAATCCATAGCTGAAACAAAGACCAACATAAAGGAACAAAAAACAGTATTGCGATGGCGATATGTCCTTTAGGAGCACGTTTTCCTGTGTCCGCTTCGGCAATCATCTCGTCGAGTTTGTCGGTAGAAGTGGGTTGAGAGCTACTCATAGTCATATGACTTCCATTTTAATGGTTTGGTAGAAAGGAGTAATGATCAAAACTGAAAGAAGTGTATGGTGCGCTGAAGAGACAAAGCAGCACACCACACACTTCTTAAAAAGTGAGGAACTATGGTTACTTGATGTAACCCGCTTCACGGTAGTAGCGTTCTGCACCTGGGTGTATTGGTGCGACAAGAGAAGTGTGAACCATTTCATGAGGCTCAAGGCGAGCAAAGGCAGGGTGTAAGCGTTTAAACGATTCTAGGTTTGTGAAAACCGCTTTGGTCAATTCATAGACCGCTTTTTCAGATACGTTTGCTGATGTCACAAGCGTTGCTTTTGGTCCAAACGTGAATATGTCATCAGGGTTACCGTTGTACATTCCGCCCGGAATAATAGCCTGAGAAAAAGCGCTGTACTTCTGAATCACAGCCAAAGACGCTGCATCTTTCAATGGGATCATATTGATGTCGCATGTTGTCGAGGCTTCTTGTGCAGAACCATTTGGTAGGCCAGCAACAAAAATGGTCACATCGAATTTATCATCGCAAATTGCTTGCGCCATTTCTGACGATTTAAGCTCTGCGGCAAAGGCAAAATCTTCTTTTGTCCAGCCTTTCTCAACCATTAGCAGCTCCATCATAGAGCGGTTACCTGATCCTGGGTTCCCGATGTTAACACGCTTGCCTTTAAAATCGTCCAATGACTTTATGCCAGAGTCGGCACGGGCCATCATGTGGATAGGTTCTGGGTGAAGGGAGAAAACAGAACGTAACTCTGGGAATGGGTTGTCTTGGAATTGGCCTGTTCCATCTAGTGCTGCGGCCTGTACATCTGATTGAGCGACACCGAACTCCAGTTCACCAGCGCGAATACTGTTAACGTTATAGCCAGAACCACCCGTAGATTCAACAGAACAACGAATGCCGTGCTCTTTGCGTTCTTTGTTTAGCATACGACAAATAGACCCACCGGCAGGGTAATAAACACCAGTAACACCGCCAGTACCAATAGACACGAACTGAGTCTCGGCTGCCATTGCACCCGTCGCTAATGTGGATGCGATAAGGGATGTAAATAGGGATTTTTTAATGTTCATTGAATTCCTCGTTGAGTTTTATTATTAAAATTGTCAAAAACAAGGAAATACATTGCATGCAGGATGCCAAGTGCTTTTTTAATCTGTAATGCTATGTTTTTAAAAGGTTTTATTACGATGGACTGTTTTTCATAAGGTTTTTCTATTTATAACTTTTATTATAAAAAGCGGTGCTTTATATCGGAGGCGTTGAGCTATTGTGTTATTTCATGGGAGGTGAAAGCGGTTATAACGAATATTATAGGTATAACAAAAGTTATAAGCTTGTTGTTGGGTGCATAGAATGGAAAATCTTGTTGCTTCTCTTTCGCTACATAACTCGCTAACATCTTGCTACTTTCATTGAGTTTGGCCTTATATCATCATGAACTCTGGTTCTTCTCCTCGTATATTTCGTACTTTTTTTGTTTATTTATTTGTAGGATGCTTTTGCTTTTCTTTTGTCTCTGCAAATGAAACGCGACAGCAAGAATCGAAATACTCAATCAAAGTGGGCGCAGACTATAATTATCCCCCTTATGAGTTTCGTGATGAGAATGGTCAACCCGCTGGATACAACGTTGAATTAACGTATGCCATCGCAGAGATGATGGGGATAAATGTCGATATTACGTTGACGGATTGGGACAGTGCTTATGCGGGTCTTTTAGATGGTACTTTTGATGTGTTGCAGGGCATTGCTTATTCAGACAAACGTGCCGAGCTTATTCGCTTTTCATCACCACACTCTATTGTTAATCAATCTATATTTGCCCGCAAAGATGAACCTGAATTAAGCGATGTGAAAGCGCTGTCTGGTAAAGAAGTATTGGTTCAGCGGAACAGTATTATGCACGAATATTTGAGTAAAAATATTCCCGATGCCATTCCTATTCCAGTTGCAACGCATTCGGAAGCGCTGCGAACATTAGCCTCAGGCAAATACGACTTTGCGTTAACGGCAAACCTTCCTAGTTTGTATTTAAGCGCAGAGTTAGGGTTAACCAATATTCATGCTGTAGCCAGTCCCGTGTCCGGTCAGCGTTTAGGGTATGGTGCGCTGCCTCAAAATGAAGACATTATTTCTCTGTTCAGTGAAGGCTTGGGGATTTTAAAAAATACAGGTAGGCAACAAGAAATTTATGACAAGTGGCTTGGCACATTAGATCAGTCAAAAGTGCAGTGGAAAAAAATTGGGCAATACACTCTTTATACCATCGCGGTCTTGTTATTGGTGTTAGGGGGGATTGTTATTTGGAATCATATGCTTCGCAAAGAAGTAGAGAGGAGGTCTGTGCAATTGAAAGCGCAGCAGGCTCAATTGATCCAAGCCGATAAAATGACGTCACTGGGCGTATTAGTGTCAGGTGTCGCGCATGAAATTAATAACCCAACAGGGTTGTTGTTGCTAAATTTACCTATTCTAAAAGACGCGTGGATGGACGCTGAGCCTTTATTTGATGAGCTAGAAAAGACGCATGATTCACTTTATGTCGGTGGGTTACCTTACCAGCGGCTAAAAAAAGAAATACCGTATTTATTTGATGAAATGCTGCAAAGTGCTGATCGAATCCGAAATATTGTTAACGACTTAAAAGACTTTGTTCGGGCTCAGCCAGATGAAGTGACGCAAAACGTTGATTTAAATGCCGCGGTATCTTCCGCTGTTCGCCTAGTGGAAAAATCCATTCGTAGCAATATTGATCAATTTGAATTGCACTTGGATAATCGCACTCCTATGATTCAAGGAAACCAGCAACGAATAGAGCAGGTTATCATTAATCTGATTATAAATGCGTGTGATGCGATGGCGGATAAAAAAGGTGCGCTTCGGGTGAGCACTGCCATATCGCTGAAAGGTCTGGAAGTGCTTATTGTTGTTGAGGATGAAGGCGTGGGGATTGAAGCAGATGTATTGCCCTATCTGGTTGATCCATTTTTTACCACGAAGCGAGAGCAGGGTGGTACAGGATTAGGGTTGTCGGTATCGTCTGGGATCATTAAAAATCATCAGGGTAGTCTTTCCTTTCAATCGCAAGTGGGAAAGGGTACCACCGTTACTGTGACCTTACCTTTGGCAAAAGTATACAGTGAGCCGTGATGAATATGACGTTAAAACAAGTAGAGGAATAATCACGTGAATGATCGTTTGTATCCTCAATTTAAGATTTTGTTAGTGGACGATGAAATCTCTTTTCTGCGTAGCATGTCGTTGACCCTTGAGCGGCAAGGCTATACGAATTTATTAACATGCGATAATCCTTTGAACGTAAAGCAATTGATTGCCACGAATCACATCGGCCTGATTTTATTGGATCTGACGATGCCCGTGTTGTCAGGTCAAGATTTACTTAATTGGGTAAAAGAAGAGTATCCCGATATAGCGGTCATTATTTTTAGTGGTTTGAATCAAGTTGATGCGGCTGTGGATTGTGTTAAAAAAGGTGCGTTTGATTACATTGTTAAAACAGCAAACCAAGAACAAATATTCGAATCTATAAAGCGCGCTATTCGTACTCAAGAGCTGAGCTTAGAGAATCAGTCGTTACGAGCTCAACTGATGTCAACGCAGTTAAGTAAGCCTGAATGTTTTTCTAATATCGTGACGGCGAATAAGCAAATGATGTCTATTTTTTACTATTTAGAATCCGTTGCTCAAAGTAATCAACCGCTGTTGATTACGGGGGAAAGTGGTGTTGGTAAAGAGCTGATTGCAGAAGCGACCCATGCATTAAGTGGCCGACAAGGAGATCTTGTGTCTGTGAATGTGGCCGGATTGGATGACAATATCTTTGCAGATACGTTATTTGGTCATGCTAGAGGTGCTTTTACGGGTGCCGACAAACAGCGGTTAGGGCTGGTGGAGCAGGCGGCGGGCGGCACCTTATTCTTAGATGAAATTGGAGACTTAAGTTCTAGCTCACAGGTGAAGCTATTGCGCTTATTGCAAGAAGGTGAGTATTACCCAATTGGGAGTGATCGTCCGAAACGTACGC
The Marinomonas maritima DNA segment above includes these coding regions:
- a CDS encoding TRAP transporter small permease; protein product: MSNHAEKEKDLSTWRAEHPALWVRINYLLIKLCGQLSAALFVIVAAIITYEVVARYIFTAPTIWSEDISLLCQIWATCLGASWVLQHKALIRIDFLTNMLGENAKKMSDLVALLCIIFFSGFIAFYGFVLLKESIEIGAASASMLGLPLWATKSAIPIGFGLLTLQAIMEMFLMFASDYQEHEEVSL
- a CDS encoding TRAP transporter substrate-binding protein encodes the protein MDYKTLLKTGLLASTLMASLPSFAETTLGISLQLPLKHHLGQNLVDFKQEVEEKSHGDIKIKIYPSAQLFKDSEVHQAVSSGAIEMGVMSLSQLAGTIPAVDVFYVPFMFPSQDKVEAATRPDSPVRMLLDDAIQKTGTRPLWWQAYGGVALLSKKKAIKQPEDMEGMKVRVFGKTLGEFVKAVGGAPTSMAGSEQFLAYQRGTVDAGMTGVSAVGPRKLYQVMDYLTLTNHADIEFLTVINEKVWASLTPTNQKVLSDAARKVELQLRNKIKKIESDAIADAEKNMTVIHLDNNDIAAWRKATTSVKESFLENSGPLGLKVIQAAEKL
- a CDS encoding hydroxymethylglutaryl-CoA lyase; protein product: MFMQNLPSKVRINEVATRDGFQSETLFIPTDKKIDIIDRLSLLGLNKIEVTSFVSPKAIPNLRDAEEVMNRITRNPNVTYVTLVPNEKGAERALATKADEVNLVMSVSESHNLSNMRMTCDQSLAQFKRIFTLIEGSNMRINASLATSFGCPFEGLIAPERVMDVIKQYLDIGIQSISIADTTGMASPRQVYELCDQVRNIFPALDVTLHLHNTRGMGLANALAGLSAGITQLDASLGGIGGCPFAPGATGNICTEDLVHMLESIDMDTGVDLPTLLDMARELPELLTHDISGQVAKAGLRTETRPLSQSVIDLKARNEKH
- a CDS encoding CaiB/BaiF CoA transferase family protein, whose protein sequence is MSQRDSSSNKNTEHETELPLKGVRVLELGSLIAGPYAGSIFAQFGAEVIKVEPPGSGDPLRKWRKMYKDTSLWWYSQSRNKKSITLDLKSPDAQAIIQDLVKDVDIVIENFRPGTLEKWNLGWEQLSAIKPELIMLRVSGYGQDGPYSSRPGFAAIAESIGGLRHLVGYEDRPPVRVGVSIGDTLASLYGVIGAMMAMHHLKVNKGAGQFIDVALYESVFGVMESLIPEYGMFGFIRERTGASMPGIAPSGSYMSKDERYIVIAANSDSIFKRFMNAMNRPDLANDPELAQNDGRAKRSGELDDAIQAWTSTHSLKDALAILEEAAVPSSGINNAEDIFNDPHFRARDMIVEHPLCDDDKISLPGIVPKLSLTPGKTQWLGPKLGEHTEEVLSSLGIDVEKLSTLRANGVI
- a CDS encoding LysR family transcriptional regulator — encoded protein: MRIDPTSLRLFVCVIEQGSIARAAELNFIAASAVSKRIKELEKLLHTPLMMRTNRGVVATPAGQGLLKMSRGVLHQLDDIYNQMNEFSHGVRGQVRMVANISAISQFLPKQLRSFLNQNPLVQIHLEEKISSEIVRAVAENAADIGIVTIASREYPDLSIYPYKTDRLVVITPIGHPLGKNKEISFVDTLEYDYVGLHTGSAINNQMINAATNANLPLNMRIQVTSYEALSSMVESGLGIGLMPIDIARPYIKSARIEALPLLDSWAHRELKICVRRSDQLLDAAHHLLTHLRTT
- a CDS encoding DUF2239 family protein, giving the protein MAFLADEPSFEEASRALYRNSKVSFDAAIVSWPTDIKDFIMDKFMAISDLHNGVHS